GTCCTCCTCGGTCTCGCCGGGGAAGCCGACGATGATGTCGGTGGTGATGGCGGCGTCCGGGATGGCGGCGCGCACCTTCGCGATGATGTCGAGGAACTTCTGCTGGCGGTACGACCGCCGCATCTCCTTCAGCAGGCGCGAGGAGCCCGACTGCAGCGGCATGTGCAGCGACGGCATCACGTTGGGCGTCTCGGCCATCGCCTCGATGACGTCGTCGGTGAACTCCGCCGGGTGCGGCGAGGTGAAGCGCACCCGCTCGAGGCCCTCGATCTCGCCGCACGCGCGCAGCAGCTTGGAGAACGCCTGGCGGTCGCCGAACTCGACGCCGTACGCGTTGACGTTCTGGCCCAGGAGGGTCACCTCGGACACGCCCTCGGCGACGAGGGCCTCGATCTCGGCGAGGATCTCGCCGGGACGGCGGTCCTTCTCCTTGCCGCGCAGCGACGGGACGATGCAGAACGTGCAGGTGTTGTTGCACCCGACCGAGATCGAGACCCACGCGGCGTACGCCGAGTCGCGCTTGGTCGGCAGCGTGGAGGGGAAGACCTCGAGCGACTCGAGGATCTCGACCTGCGCCTCCTCCTGGACCCGCGCGCGCTCGAGGAGCGCCGGCAGCGAGCCGATGTTGTGGGTGCCGAAGACGACGTCGACCCACGGAGCCTTCTTGACGACCGTGTCGCGGTCCTTCTGCGCCATGCAGCCGCCGACGGCGATCTGCATGCCGGGCTTCTTCGCCTTGATCGGGGCGAGGTGGCCGAGGTTGCCGTACAGCTTGTTGTCGGCGTTCTCGCGGACCGCGCAGGTGTTGAAGACGACGACGTCCGCCTGCTCCCCCTCGGCGACCGGCACGTAGCCGGCGTCGACGAGCAGACCACCGAGACGCTCGGAGTCGTGGACGTTCATCTGGCAGCCGTACGTCTTGACCTCGTACGTGCGCGGGGAAGAAACCTCAGTCATGGCCGTCCAAGCGTACGGCGCAGCGGGGTGCCGCCCGAATCCGACGATGGGGACGAAGCCAGCAGGGGAGGTCACAGTTCGATAGCAGTCGCCTGGAAAGCATCACTCGCCTGTGGTCTGGACCACATGCGCAGGGCTAGGTTCCCAGACATGACAGCGCTCAGCTCGGAGGCGCCGGCGGCCGCTCAGGGCGAGCCGCTCGTCGTCCTCGACCACGTGGAGAAGTGGTACGGCGACCTGCACGTGCTGCAGGACGTCAACCTCAGCATCAAGCGCGGCGAGGTGGTCGTCGTGATCGGGCCGTCCGGCTCGGGCAAGTCGACCCTGTGTCGCACGATCAACCGTCTCGAGACGATCGGCAGCGGCACGATCACCCTCGACGGACGTGCCCTGCCCCAGGAGGGCAAGGCGCTGGCCCAGCTGCGGGCCGAGGTCGGCATGGTCTTCCAGAGCTTCAACCTCTTCGCCCACAAGACGATCCTCGAGAACGTCATGCTCGGCCCCGTCAAGGTGCGCAAGATGGCGAAGGCGGAGGCGGAGAAGATCGCGACCGAGCTGCTCGACCGCGTCGGCCTCGCCAAGCACGCCTCGAAGTACCCCTCGCAGCTCTCCGGCGGCCAGCAGCAGCGGGTGGCGATCGCCCGCGCGCTCGCCATGGAGCCGAAGGTGATGCTCTTCGACGAGCCGACCTCCGCACTCGACCCCGAGATGATCAAGGAGGTCCTCGACGTCATGGTCGACCTCGCCGGGCGGGGCATGACGATGGTGGTGGTCACCCACGAGATGGGCTTCGCCCGCACCGCCGCCGACCGGGTCGTCTTCATGGCCGACGGGCAGATCGTCGAGGAGGGCACTCCCGAGGAGTTCTTCACCCACGCGAAGTCCGAGCGCGCCCGCGACTTCCTCGGCCACATCCTCAAGCACTGACCACCAGAGAAGGGACAAGCAGATGCACCTCATGAAGACCAAGGCGGTGCTGGCCGCCTGCGGCCTCGCGCTCAGCATGGCCGCCTGTGGCAACGCCGGAGGCGGGGGCACCGGCAAGGACCTGGCGGGCAAGGACGTGAGCTGCGGCGACTTCACCGGCCGCGTCGCGGAGATCTGCAAGGCGGGCAAGATCACCATCGGCGTGAAGTTCGACCAGCCCGGCCTGGGCTTCAAGAGCGCCACCGCCGACGAGCCGGAGGGCTTCGACGTCGAGGTGGCCAAGATCCTGGCGGCCGACCTCGGCATCGACAGCAAGGACGTGAAGTGGGTCGAGACGATCTCGGACAACCGTGAGCCCTTCCTGCAGGCGGGCAAGGTCGACCTGGTCCTCGCGTCGTACTCGATCACGCCCGAGCGGCGGAAGGTCGTCGGGCAGGCGGGGCCGTACATGGTGACGGGCCAGCAGCTCCTGGTGCCCGCCGACAGCACCGTGAAGGACATCGCGGACCTCAAGGGCAAGGAGGTCTGCTCGGTCACCGGATCGACCTCGATCGACAAGATCAACGAGAAGGGCGCCAAGGGCGTCGGCTTCGAGAGCTACTCCGAGTGCGTCCAGAAGGTCCTCGACGGCACCGTGGAGGCCATGTCGACCGACGGCACGATCCTCGCTGGCTTCGCCGCGCAGAACGAGGGCCAGCTGAAGGTCGTCGGCGACCCCTTCTCCGAGGAGCGCATCGGCGTCGGCTACAGCAAGGACGCCCCGGAGATGTGCACGTTCATCACCGACTCGCTGAAGAAGGCGTTCGACGACGGCACGTGGGCCAAGGCGTTCGAGGACACCCTGGGGCCCTCGGGTGTGAAGACCCCCGACGCCCCCATGCTCGACACCTGCCAGTCCTGACCCCGAGACCGGGCGGCCTGCTCGCCGAGCGGGCCGCCCGGCTCCCGTCCACCCCAGGAGGTGACCGGTGGACTTCCTGACCAGCGGCTACGACGCCTACCTGGAGAGCTTCTTCTACACGCTGATGCTCTTCCTCGTCTCCGGCGTCCTCTCGCTCGTGCTCGGCACGGTCCTGGTGGCCTGCCGCGTCGGCCCGGTCGCGGTCCTGCGGGTCGTCGGCGGGTGGTACGTCACGATCGTGCGGAGCACGCCGCTCGTGGTCGTCTTCGCCCTCTTCCAGTTCGCGGCTCCGATGTTGGGCATCCGCTTCGGATGGGTGCAGGTGCACATCGGCACCTTCGACTTCACCTCGTTCTTCGCGGTCGCGGTGGTCTCCCTGACGCTCTACACCTCGACGTTCGTCTGCGAGGCACTGCGCTCCGGGATCAACTCGGTGCCGCTGGGACAGGCCGAGGCGGCCCGGGCGATCGGGCTCACCTTCGGCGGCACGATGTCGCAGGTGATCCTGCCGCAGGCGTTCCGGGCCTCGGTGCCGCCGTTGGCCAGTGCCCTCATCGCCCTGATCAAGAACACCTCGGTCGCCTACATCTTCGGCGTGGGCGAGGCCGTCGCCCAGATGCGGATCATGACCAACAACTACGCCTCGGAGCGTCCCGCCATCTTCCTCACGTACGCCGCGGGCTACATCGTGATCGTCTTCGTCTTCTCCTTCTTCGCCAACCGCCTCGAGAAGCACTGGAGGACCGCATGAGCGCGAGCGTCCTCTTCGACTCCCCCGGGCCGCGCACACGGGCCCGCCACCGCATCTACTCCGTGCTCGCGGCCCTCCTGCTCCTCCTCGCAGCAGCGTGGGTGATCAAGGGGCTCGACGAGCACGGTCAGTTCGCCTACGCGAAGTGGGAGGCGTTCGTGACGCCCTCCTACGTGCAGGCGCTGCTGGTCGACGGCCTGCTGAAGACGCTCGAGATGGCGGTCCTCGCGATCGCCGGCGCCGTCCTCCTCGGTGCGGCCCTCGGGCTCGGCAAGCTCTCCGAGCGCCGCTGGATCCGGTGGCCTGCGGCCGCGATCGTGGAGTTCTTCCGCGCGACGCCCGTGCTGCTGCTGATGATCTTCATCTGGTACCGCCTCGGCATCAACGAGGACAGCTCGGGCTTCCTGGCCGTCGTCCTCGCCCTCACGCTCTACAACGGGTCCGTCCTCGCGGAGGTGCTCCGCGCCGGCATCAACGCCGTCCCGAAGGGCCAGTCGGAGGCGGCGTACGCGATCGGCATGCGCAAGTCGCAGGTGATGTCGATCGTGGTCGTCCCGCAGGCCGTGAAGATCATGTTCCCCGCGATCATCGCCCAGTGCATCGTCGCGCTGAAGGACACCGCCCTCGGCACGGCCGTCCTCGCCCCCGGCCTGATGTACGTCGGCAAGGCGATCTACAACGAGCAGCACAACCAGGTGCCGACCGTGCTCGTGGTGGCGCTCCTCTACGTGACGGTCAACCTCCTGCTGCTGTGGCTCGCGACCTGGGCGCAGAAGAAGTACGTCGGCGAGAAGAAGCTCGTCGTCCCGATGGTGGGTGCCGCGGCGCCGGGCCGCCCCGCCTGACCGGCACACCCGCAGACGCAGCGAGGGCCGCGGAGCACTGCTCCGCGGCCCTCGCCGTACGTCAGGAGATCAGGACGTGAAGCCCTTGACCTTCTCGATCAGGCCTCCGGCGACGCCCTTGGCCTGGGCGGTGGCCTCCTCGGCGAAGGTCTTCGCCTTGGCGGTGGCCTCCTCGGCCAGAGTCTTCGCCTTGGCGAAGTTCTCCTCGGCCTGGGTCTTCGCCTTGCCGTAGGCCTCCTCGGCCTTGGCCTTGGCGACCTCGGCCGCCTCCTTCGCCTGGGCGAGGGCGGCGTCAGCCTGGGACTTGGCCTGGGCCAGCGCGGCGTCGGCCTGCGCCTTGGCCTTCGCCAGCGCCTCCTCGGCCTGCTGACGCGCCTTGTCTGCGGCGTTCGGGGTGGTCTCGCTCATGAGTTCCTCCTCGGGAACGGGAAACGGATACGCGCCTAGTGAAGCGGGGTCGCGTTACGAGCGGATTACTTCTTCTTGCTGCTGATCCACAGCTTGATGACGCCCTCGAAGCACACCGTGCCCGCCGTCGTGACGGCCTTCACGCGGACGTCGAGGTCGCCGTCGTTCTGCCACTGCTCGGGGTCGGTCTCGGCGATCACGGTGATGTCCGAGTCGGCCTTCGCGGTGTAGGCGATCGACATGCCCTTGGGGATCCAGCGCTTGTCGGAGGGCACGGTCACCTCGGCGAGGGCGCCCATGGCCATCTCCGCGCCGTTGCACAGTGCGATCGCGTGGACGGTGCCGATGTGGTTCTGCACCGAACGCCGCTTGGGCAGCTGCAGCTCGGCGTAGTTGGGACGCAGCTCCGTGACGGTCGCGTGGATCGTCGCGAAGTACGGCGCCTTCTGGGAGTACAGCGTCGAGAAGATCTTCTTGCCCATGGGCAGACCGTTGGTCTTGGCCCAGAGGGTTCCAAGTGCGCTCATGACGTGATTATTACCCGCCGGTAACCAACTTTGCATCACCCGTGAAGGGTTGTCTCGGACACATTGTCCACCTGTCTCCGTCACACGGGCCCGGGTTACCCTGACCACGCCGAGACGCCTCCCGGCGTACCCGACTGAGACACCCTGGAGACTCCGTGTCCCTCGCGACCGAGATCGACGACCTGCCCGCCAGCGCTACCCGCGGCGGCGAGACCCAGGGATGGGCCGAGCGCCTCGCCCTCACCCTGTTCATCGCGATCCCGCTGCTGGCGCTCGCCGTTGCGATCCCGGTTGCCTGGGGTGGCTGGCTGAGCTGGGTCGACGTGGCGATCGCGCTGCCGATGTACTTCCTGACCCTGCACGGCATCACCGTCGGCTACCACCGGCTCTTCACGCACAAGTCGTTCAAGCCCAACCGCGCCGTCAAGATCGCGCTGGCCGTCCTCGGCTCGATGGCGGTCGAGGGCCCGGTCGTGCGCTGGGTCGCCGACCACCGCAAGCACCACAAGTTCTCCGACCGCGACGGCGACCCGCACTCCCCCTGGAAGTACGGCGAGAGCCTCGGCGGCCTCGCCAAGGGCCTGTGGTGGGCACACATCGGCTGGCTCTTCGACGCCGAGCAGACCCCGCAGCGGCAGTACGCCCCCGACCTCATGAAGGACCGCGACATCGTCTGGATCTCCCGCAACTTCTGGGCGTTCACCGCGATCTCGCTCGCGATCCCGCCGGTGCTCGGCGGCCTTCTCACCTGGTCGTGGCAGGGCGCCGTGACGGCGTTCTTCTGGGGCACCGTCGTCCGGGTCGGCCTGCTGCACCACATGACCTGGGCGATCAACTCGATCTGCCACGCCGTCGGCGACCGCCCGTTCGTCTCGCGCGACCGGTCGGCCAACATCTGGTGGCTGGCGATCCCGTCGGGCGGTGAGTCCTGGCACAACCTGCACCACGCGGACCCGACCAGCGCCCGCCACGGCGTGCTGCGCGGCCAGCTCGACACGTCGGCCCGGACCATCTGGGTGCTGCAGAAGCTCGGCTGGGTCAGCGACGTGCGGTGGCCCTCGCGCGAGCGCATCGAGTCCAAGCTGGTGAAGAACCAGCCCGTCGCGGCCTGACGCACTCTCTCGACGTCAAGATTCTCGATCGCCCTCGGCATCTGGCAGGATGCTGACCATGCGGGACGAGGTCGACGAGCTGGTCGAGGCGTGGCAGCGCGAGCGTGCCGACCTCGACCTGACGCCCGTCGAGGTCTTCAGCCGCATCGGCCGCCTGGCCCGCCGCCTGGACCTGGCGCGACGTACGGCGTTCGCTGACCACGCGATCGAGTCCTGGGAGTTCGACGTCCTGGCCGCGCTCCGTCGAGCCGGCGGCGACTACGAGCTCTCCCCCGGCCGACTGATCCGGGAGACGCTGGTGACCAGCGGCACCATGACCAACCGCGTCGACCGCCTCGCGGCGCGTGGCCTGGTGGAGCGGCTGCCCGACCCCAACGACCGACGCGGCGTCCTCGTGCGCCTGACCCCGGAGGGCCGCGAGGCCGTCGACGGCGCGTTCGAGGCGCTCGTCGCCGCGGAGGCAGAGCTCCTCTCCGACCTGCCGGCCAAGGACAACAAGCAGCTCGCGACGCTCCTGCGGGCGCTCATGCAGCGCCTGGTCTGAGTCGCTCGCGAGCGTCAGCCGAGGATCTCGGCGGCCTCCAGCCACTCCAGCTCGAGCTCGTCAGCCTGGTCCTGCAGGGCGCCGAGCTCGGCAGCGAGCGCGCCGAGGCGGGCGTAGTCGTCGGCAGAGGCAGCCATCTCGGCCTCGAGGCGCCCCTTCTCGGCCGCGATCTTCGCCAGCTGCTTGTCGACGCGCTGCAGCACCTTCCGCGCCTCGCGCTCCTCCGCGCCGCCGGCACGTGCCTTGGCAGCCGCGGGGGCAGGATCAGCTGCCGACGAGGTGTTCGCGGCAGCGGCGGGCGCGTACGGCGCGGCGCGCAGCCCCGCCTCGCGCCGCTCGAGGTACTCCTCGATGCCGCGCGGCAGGTGCCGGATCTGGCCGTCGCCCATGAGGCCCCAGACCGTGTCGGTGACGCGCTCGAGGAAGTAGCGGTCGTGGGAGACCACGATCAGGGTGCCCGGCCAGCCGTCGAGGAAGTCCTCGAGGACGTTCAGCGTCTCGATGTCGAGGTCGTTGGTCGGCTCGTCCAGCAGCAGCACGTTGGGCTCGTCCAGCAGGGCACGCAGCAGCTCGAAGCGCCGTCGCTCGCCGCCCGACAGGTCGGCCACGCGCGCGGTCAGGCGGTCGCCGGTGAAGCCGAACCGCTCGAGCATGGACGTCGCCGAGATCTCGCCGTCTGCGGTCCGGGTCACCCGACGGACCCCCTCCACCGTGCCCAGCACGCGGGCGTCGGGCGGCAGGTCGTCGCGGGCGGACTGCGCGAGCTGGCGCAGCGCGATCGTCTTGCCGCGCTTCACCCGGCCGGCAGACGGCTCGAGCTCACCGGCGATCAGCCTGAGCACCGAGGACTTGCCCGCGCCGTTGACACCGACGATGCCGACGCGGTCGCCGGGGCCCAGTCGCCACGTCGCGTGCGAGAGCAGTGTCTTGTCACCCCGCACCAGGTCGACGTCCTCGAGGTCGACGACGTCCTTGCCGAGGCGCTGGGTGGCGAACTTCTGCAGCTCGAAGCGGTCGCGGGGAGGCGGCACGTCCTCGATCAGCTGGTTGGCCGCGTCGATGCGGAACTTGGGCTTCGACGTCCGGGCCGGAGCGCCGCGGCGCAGCCAGGCGAGCTCCTTCTTCATCAGGTTCTGCCGGCGCGCCTCGGTCACCGACGCCTGCCGGGCGCGCTCCGCCTTCGCCAGCACGTACGCCGCATAGCCGCCGTCGAAGGCGTCGACCTGCCCGTCGTGGACCTCCCACGTGGTCTCCACGACCTCGTCGAGGAACCAGCGGTCGTGGGTGACGACGATCAGGGCCGACGAGCGCTGCCGTATGTGCCGGGCCAGCCATGCGACGGCCTCGACGTCGAGGTGGTTGGTCGGCTCGTCGAGGACGATCAGGTCCCACTCGTCGAGCAGCAGCGCGGCGAGCGAGCAGCGGCGGCGCTCGCCACCGGAGAGGCCGTCGACGACCCGGTCGAGGTCGAGACCCGCGAGGAGCACCTCGACGATCTCCCGGGTCGAGGTCTCGGCGGCCCACTCGTGGTCGGCCTTGCCGCGCAGCACCGCCTCGCGGACGGTGTGGTCGTCGTGCAGGGCGTCGCCCTGGTGCAGGTAGCCGATGAGCAGGCCACGGTTCATCGCCACGCGACCGGTGTCGGGCTCCTCCAGGCCGGTCATCACCTCGAGCAGGGTGGTCTTGCCCCCGCCGTTGCGGCCGACGATGCCGACCCGCTCCCCCACGGCGATGCCGAGGGAGACCTCGGTCAGCAGCGGGCGGATGCCGTAGGACTTCGAGACCTTCTCGAGGCTGATCAGGTTGGCCATGTGGATCGGACCTCAGATTCCGTGAACGACGTGGGCGCCGGCGACGGGGCCGTTGGCGACGAGTGCGCTGCGCCCGTCCTCCTGGAGTACGCCGGCGAGCGCGCGGGCCTCGTCGGGGCCGGCGCAGAGGAAGACGACGGTAGGGCCGGAGCCGCTGACCAGGCCGCGGAGCGCACCACTGGCCTCGCCCAGGGCGATCAGCTCGCCCAGGTCGGGACGCAGGTCCACCGCCGGCGCCTGCAGGTCGTTGTGCAGGGCCTCCGCCAGCGCATGCACGTCGCCGGCGGCCAGCGCCTCCACGACGGCGGTCGCCGGAGCGGGCACGGGCGACGCCGCGGGCGCGAGCCCGTCGTAGTGGCGGTAGACGGCGGGGGTCGAGAGACCACCGGAGGTCGACGGCACGACGACCCACCAGAGGACCGCGTCGCCGGCGGGCAGCGGCTCCACGACCTCGCCGCGGCCCGTGCCGAGCGCATGGCCGCCGTGGAGCGCGAACGGCACGTCCGAGCCGAGGTCGGCGGCGATGCGGAGCAGGTCGTCGTCGGAGGTCTGCAGGTCGAGGAGCCGGTCCAGGGCGACGAGCGCCGCCGCCGCGTCGGCCGACCCGCCGGCGAGGCCGCCGGCGACCGGGATGCCCTTCACGATCCGGACGGCTGCCACGACGTCACGACCGTGCAGGTCGGCGAGCGCCCGGGCAGCGGCCGCGACGATGTTGGAGTCGTCCAGCGGCACACCGTCGGCGTCGACGTAGGCGGCCGCGTCGAGCGAGAGCGACCAGGCGGTGGCAGGGGTGGCGACCACGTCGTCGTACAGGCCGACGGAGGTGTAGACGGTCTCCAGCGGGTGGAACCCGTCGTCACGGGGGCCGCCCACACCCAGGTGCAGGTTGATCTTCGCGGGTGCCCGGACGGTGACGCGGTCAGTCATCCGACGCCTTCGCGGAGTTGCGGGTCGCGACGATGCCCGGCAGGCCCTCCGCGATCCGGATGAAGTCCTCGATGACCAGCGCCTCGCCACGCGCCAGCGGGTCGATGCCCGCGGCAGCCAGCGCCGCGTCGATCTCCTCCGCGCTGCCGACGACGCCACGCAGGGCCCCACGCAGCGCCTTGCGCCGTTGCGCGAACGCCGCGTCGACCACGGCGAAGACCTGCTCGCGCGTCGCGGTGGTCGCAGGCGGCTCGCGCCGGGTCCACGCCACCAGGCCGGAGTCGACGTTGGGAGCGGGCCAGAAGACGTTGCGGCCGATCGCCCCCGCGCGGCGTACGTCGGCGTACCAGGCCGCCTTGAGGGACGGGACGCCGTAGACCTTCGAGCCGGGCTTGGCGGCCAGGCGGTCGGCCACCTCGGCCTGCACCATGACCAGACCGCGCTCGAGGCTCGGCAGCAGCTGGAGCATGTGCAGCAGCACGGGCACGGAGACGTTGTAGGGCAGGTTGGCGACGAGCGCCGTGGGCGCCGGCCCGGGCACCTCGCGGACCCGCAGGGCGTCGGAGACGACGAGCCCGAAGTTCGCCGCCTGGTTGGGTGCGAACTCCTCGATCGTGCGGTGCAGGCGCGAGGCGAGCAGCTCGTCGATCTCGATCGCCGTCACGTGGCCGGCGACCTCGAGCAGGGCCAGGGTCAGCGAGCCGAGGCCGGGGCCGATCTCGACGACGACGTCGTCGGCCGTGATGCCGGACTCGCGCACGATGCGACGCACGGTGTTGGGGTCGATGACGAAGTTCTGGCCGCGCTGCTTGGTCGGACGGACGTCGAGCTCAGCCGCCAGTGCACGAACCTCCGCCGGCCCGAGGAGACGGGGGCCGGCGGAGGTGTCAGTCATGCGGTGAAGCGTAGTGGGCCGCTGCGGCCCACGACGAAGCGCGGCTGTCAGCCGGCGTAGCCACAGCCCCACGGCGCGAGGCCGGCGGAGTGGTAGTAGTTCATCGCGACCGCGATCTGCTCCTCGCGGGTGGCGAGGTCGGCACGCGGGGCGTACTTGCCGCCGCCCCAGGCCAGCCACGAGTCGTAGGAGAACTGCAGGCCGCCGTAGTAGCCGTTGCCGGTGTTGATGTGCCAGTTGCCACCCGACTCGCACTGGGCGATGGCGTCCCAGTTCGGGCCGCCGGAGTACGACGGGACGGCTGCGGCCTTGGTGCCGACCTTCTCGACCTGGTCCTTCGGGGTGTCGAGGACGTCCTGGGTGACGACCTTCTTCGAGAAGAGCTCGCCGTTGTGGAACTCGAGGCGGTAGGTCACGTTGCGCATGCCGTTGACGCCCGGGGTGGTCACCTTGGTCTCACCCTCGTACATCGAGCTGTCCTCGTGCTTGACCGTGTCGAAGGGCATGACCTCGCCCTTGATGCTCTTGGTCACGACGCGGACCTTGATCACCGAGATCTTCATGCCCTCCTCGAGGACACGGTCCAGCTTGGGCTTCACGATGTCGTTGTCGTCGACCTTGACCGACAGCTGGTCGAGCACGTCGGCGACGGTCGCGCCGGCCAGCTCGTACTTCTTGCGCTCGCCGTCGCCGACCTTCACCGAGAACTTCTTCGGGGTGGCGACGGTGAGCTCCATGCCGGTACGCGGGATGTCCGCACCACGGCTGGCGGAGAGGTCCGCGCCCAGGTAGCGGTGGCCGATCTCCGCGAGCGCGTCGGCGACGTTGGTGGAGTGGACCCAGCGGGTCTCCTCCTTGCCGTCGACGGTCAGGTCGAGCGGACGACCGAACTTGACGGTGATGCGTGCACCGTCGGCAACCTGCTCGTCCAGACCGGGAGCGACGATGTCGTGCTCACCGACCTTGATGCCCTCACCAGCGAGCACGTCGTCGACCGTGCCGCTCATCGTGTGGATCGTCTCGGTCCGACCGTCCAGGGAGAGGGTCATCTGACGCGAGAGGGAGGCGTATCCGACGGCGGTGCCGACGACGGCGACCACGGCGGCGGCCACGAGGGCGATGAGCAGGTGCTTGCTGTTGCTGATCAGCGCGAGGGGGCGCACAGGTCTCCAGACGTTGAAGAGTCCGGTCCTCGGGAGCGCTCCGCCTGACCCGAGTTCAGAGCTGCGGAGCGCGGGGGTGGGCCGTGTGGGCCCGGCCCGATACCGGCCATCGCTGACGACCCTAACCGCCAGCAGGGGCCAATTGCTAACTGTTGCAAGCAGCGTCACACCGGGGTGTGGCAGGGGTCACGGACATACCGGGACATCCGCCCCACGGGTCACATGCGCCCCGAACCAGTCGGCGTCGACCTGTCGAAGGTCACGTCCACCGCCCCCGGGACGGGTCACCAGGAGCCGTAGACCGCCCCCGTGTTGGCGTCCACCGCGGCACACAGCTCGCCCAGGTCGTCCCCGCGCGCCTCGGCCATCACCCTCATCGTCAGCGGCACCAGGTACGACGCGTTGGGACGCCCGCGGTACGGCGTCGGGGTGAGGAACGGGGCGTCGGTCTCGACCAGGATCCGGTCCCGCGGGGTGACGCGCAGGGCGTCGCGGAGACCTTCGGCGTTCTTGAAGGTGACGGTGCCGGCGAAGGACAGGTGAGCGCCGCGGTCCAGGCACGCCTTCGCGAAGTCGGCGTCGCCGGAGAAGCAGTGCATCACCCAGCGCTCGGGCGCTCCCTCGCTGTCGAGCACGCGCAGCACGGCGTCGTGGGCCTCGCGGTCGTGGATCATCAGCGCCTTGCCGTGGCGCTTCGCGATGTCGATGTGCCGCCGGAACGACTCCTCCTGCGCAGCCAGTCCGTCCCCGGACGTACGGAAGAAGTC
The sequence above is a segment of the Nocardioides jiangxiensis genome. Coding sequences within it:
- a CDS encoding amino acid ABC transporter ATP-binding protein: MTALSSEAPAAAQGEPLVVLDHVEKWYGDLHVLQDVNLSIKRGEVVVVIGPSGSGKSTLCRTINRLETIGSGTITLDGRALPQEGKALAQLRAEVGMVFQSFNLFAHKTILENVMLGPVKVRKMAKAEAEKIATELLDRVGLAKHASKYPSQLSGGQQQRVAIARALAMEPKVMLFDEPTSALDPEMIKEVLDVMVDLAGRGMTMVVVTHEMGFARTAADRVVFMADGQIVEEGTPEEFFTHAKSERARDFLGHILKH
- a CDS encoding ABC-F family ATP-binding cassette domain-containing protein, with product MANLISLEKVSKSYGIRPLLTEVSLGIAVGERVGIVGRNGGGKTTLLEVMTGLEEPDTGRVAMNRGLLIGYLHQGDALHDDHTVREAVLRGKADHEWAAETSTREIVEVLLAGLDLDRVVDGLSGGERRRCSLAALLLDEWDLIVLDEPTNHLDVEAVAWLARHIRQRSSALIVVTHDRWFLDEVVETTWEVHDGQVDAFDGGYAAYVLAKAERARQASVTEARRQNLMKKELAWLRRGAPARTSKPKFRIDAANQLIEDVPPPRDRFELQKFATQRLGKDVVDLEDVDLVRGDKTLLSHATWRLGPGDRVGIVGVNGAGKSSVLRLIAGELEPSAGRVKRGKTIALRQLAQSARDDLPPDARVLGTVEGVRRVTRTADGEISATSMLERFGFTGDRLTARVADLSGGERRRFELLRALLDEPNVLLLDEPTNDLDIETLNVLEDFLDGWPGTLIVVSHDRYFLERVTDTVWGLMGDGQIRHLPRGIEEYLERREAGLRAAPYAPAAAANTSSAADPAPAAAKARAGGAEEREARKVLQRVDKQLAKIAAEKGRLEAEMAASADDYARLGALAAELGALQDQADELELEWLEAAEILG
- a CDS encoding MarR family winged helix-turn-helix transcriptional regulator, which codes for MRDEVDELVEAWQRERADLDLTPVEVFSRIGRLARRLDLARRTAFADHAIESWEFDVLAALRRAGGDYELSPGRLIRETLVTSGTMTNRVDRLAARGLVERLPDPNDRRGVLVRLTPEGREAVDGAFEALVAAEAELLSDLPAKDNKQLATLLRALMQRLV
- a CDS encoding amino acid ABC transporter permease; this encodes MDFLTSGYDAYLESFFYTLMLFLVSGVLSLVLGTVLVACRVGPVAVLRVVGGWYVTIVRSTPLVVVFALFQFAAPMLGIRFGWVQVHIGTFDFTSFFAVAVVSLTLYTSTFVCEALRSGINSVPLGQAEAARAIGLTFGGTMSQVILPQAFRASVPPLASALIALIKNTSVAYIFGVGEAVAQMRIMTNNYASERPAIFLTYAAGYIVIVFVFSFFANRLEKHWRTA
- the miaB gene encoding tRNA (N6-isopentenyl adenosine(37)-C2)-methylthiotransferase MiaB, whose product is MTEVSSPRTYEVKTYGCQMNVHDSERLGGLLVDAGYVPVAEGEQADVVVFNTCAVRENADNKLYGNLGHLAPIKAKKPGMQIAVGGCMAQKDRDTVVKKAPWVDVVFGTHNIGSLPALLERARVQEEAQVEILESLEVFPSTLPTKRDSAYAAWVSISVGCNNTCTFCIVPSLRGKEKDRRPGEILAEIEALVAEGVSEVTLLGQNVNAYGVEFGDRQAFSKLLRACGEIEGLERVRFTSPHPAEFTDDVIEAMAETPNVMPSLHMPLQSGSSRLLKEMRRSYRQQKFLDIIAKVRAAIPDAAITTDIIVGFPGETEEDFLETLKVVEESRFSGAFTFQYSKRPGTPAADLPSVDPALIADRYQRLTALQTRIGLEENQAQEGRTLEIMVAAGEGRRDDSTGRMSGRAPDNRLVHFNGTVPAALDDGRGAIRPGDMVTVTITRGAPHYLEADGDILALRRTRSGDAWDRRNGAPAEVTPGVGLGMPSVGVPAPLPPVTGCS
- a CDS encoding amino acid ABC transporter permease, whose translation is MSASVLFDSPGPRTRARHRIYSVLAALLLLLAAAWVIKGLDEHGQFAYAKWEAFVTPSYVQALLVDGLLKTLEMAVLAIAGAVLLGAALGLGKLSERRWIRWPAAAIVEFFRATPVLLLMIFIWYRLGINEDSSGFLAVVLALTLYNGSVLAEVLRAGINAVPKGQSEAAYAIGMRKSQVMSIVVVPQAVKIMFPAIIAQCIVALKDTALGTAVLAPGLMYVGKAIYNEQHNQVPTVLVVALLYVTVNLLLLWLATWAQKKYVGEKKLVVPMVGAAAPGRPA
- a CDS encoding glutamate ABC transporter substrate-binding protein; this translates as MHLMKTKAVLAACGLALSMAACGNAGGGGTGKDLAGKDVSCGDFTGRVAEICKAGKITIGVKFDQPGLGFKSATADEPEGFDVEVAKILAADLGIDSKDVKWVETISDNREPFLQAGKVDLVLASYSITPERRKVVGQAGPYMVTGQQLLVPADSTVKDIADLKGKEVCSVTGSTSIDKINEKGAKGVGFESYSECVQKVLDGTVEAMSTDGTILAGFAAQNEGQLKVVGDPFSEERIGVGYSKDAPEMCTFITDSLKKAFDDGTWAKAFEDTLGPSGVKTPDAPMLDTCQS
- a CDS encoding acyl-CoA desaturase — protein: MSLATEIDDLPASATRGGETQGWAERLALTLFIAIPLLALAVAIPVAWGGWLSWVDVAIALPMYFLTLHGITVGYHRLFTHKSFKPNRAVKIALAVLGSMAVEGPVVRWVADHRKHHKFSDRDGDPHSPWKYGESLGGLAKGLWWAHIGWLFDAEQTPQRQYAPDLMKDRDIVWISRNFWAFTAISLAIPPVLGGLLTWSWQGAVTAFFWGTVVRVGLLHHMTWAINSICHAVGDRPFVSRDRSANIWWLAIPSGGESWHNLHHADPTSARHGVLRGQLDTSARTIWVLQKLGWVSDVRWPSRERIESKLVKNQPVAA
- a CDS encoding hotdog fold domain-containing protein, which gives rise to MSALGTLWAKTNGLPMGKKIFSTLYSQKAPYFATIHATVTELRPNYAELQLPKRRSVQNHIGTVHAIALCNGAEMAMGALAEVTVPSDKRWIPKGMSIAYTAKADSDITVIAETDPEQWQNDGDLDVRVKAVTTAGTVCFEGVIKLWISSKKK